Within the Wolbachia pipientis genome, the region TATGGCCTACAATTATGCAAAGAGACTCAAAACTCTTAATGGTCTTACTCCTTTTGAATTTATATGTTCTCAGTGCTCCTGAATTGTTTATACTAAATCCTTACCATCACACTCTGGGACTGTACATCTAATAAGAGAGACTCAATAACTTAAATCTATATTGACATGTCCCATTTTACGCTTATCTCTAACCTCTTTTTTCCCATATATGGTTAAACTAGCTTTTTCGTTGCTCAAATACTTATGAGAATCATATATATCGTTACCTATTATATTTTTCGTCATACAAGGAAAGCGTAATACTACTTCCTGCATAGGTAGCCCGCATATTATCCTAACCAGCTGTTCAAATTGACTAACGTTACATGCATCCAAGCTCCAGTGGCAAGAATTGTGAGGTCTTGGAGCTAGTTCATTAACTAACAACTCGTTATCTTTAGTAACAAAAAATTCAATAGCCAGAATTCCTATTACATCGAGCGCATTTGCTATTTTCTTTGCAGCTCGTTGTACCTCTTGAGTTAATTTGCTATCTATTTTAGCTGGCACTGTTGAAGTATCAAGTATTCCATCAACGTGGTAATTTTCTGCTATAGGAAAAAAAGCTACTTTACCGTTTTTATCTCTTGCAATAACTATTGAAACCTCTTTCAGTAAATCAACACTTGCTTCAAGTATGTACTCTGTATTCCAATCAAAGGAAGCAAATTGCTTCACTTCAGAATCATTCTCAAGCACATATTGCCCTTTTCCATCGTAACCCATTTCTGTTGTTTTCAGCCTTGTTGGATAGCCAAAAGCTCTACTGCTTTCTAATAGCTCATTATAATTTTGTATACTCTTATAATCAGCAGTTTTTACACCCAAGTTTTTAATAAAATCCTTTTCTCTTAGTCTGTTTTGCGAAATGTGTAACGCTTTTTTACCCGGATAAA harbors:
- a CDS encoding 5-(carboxyamino)imidazole ribonucleotide synthase, with the protein product MNEPDALSKKVIGIIGGGQLGKMTAIAATKLGQKTHVFASAKDDPACSVADDFTIADFSDKKALESFAQSVDLVTIESENIPCSAIDIDVNFYPGKKALHISQNRLREKDFIKNLGVKTADYKSIQNYNELLESSRAFGYPTRLKTTEMGYDGKGQYVLENDSEVKQFASFDWNTEYILEASVDLLKEVSIVIARDKNGKVAFFPIAENYHVDGILDTSTVPAKIDSKLTQEVQRAAKKIANALDVIGILAIEFFVTKDNELLVNELAPRPHNSCHWSLDACNVSQFEQLVRIICGLPMQEVVLRFPCMTKNIIGNDIYDSHKYLSNEKASLTIYGKKEVRDKRKMGHVNIDLSY